The Methanobacterium lacus genome includes a region encoding these proteins:
- a CDS encoding protease inhibitor I42 family protein — protein sequence MNHTKNFFGLLIAFMCLAMISGSSAANPDTKNIDQGGAFPCYKLTINLVCNPSTGYMWVPEFNSSEVKWINDSYIDGSGLIGEDKLEQFVFVGVTGAKVVMKLENPNKQVVAIKTYKIPGFFFDY from the coding sequence ATGAATCATACAAAGAATTTTTTTGGTTTGTTAATTGCTTTCATGTGTCTTGCAATGATCTCAGGATCTTCCGCAGCAAATCCCGATACTAAAAATATAGATCAAGGAGGCGCATTTCCTTGCTATAAGTTGACGATAAATTTAGTTTGCAATCCCTCAACAGGATATATGTGGGTACCAGAATTCAACTCTTCCGAAGTTAAATGGATAAACGATAGTTACATCGATGGATCAGGATTAATTGGTGAAGACAAATTAGAACAATTTGTATTTGTGGGTGTAACAGGTGCAAAAGTTGTAATGAAACTTGAAAATCCTAATAAACAGGTGGTTGCAATAAAAACTTACAAAATACCGGGATTTTTCTTTGATTATTAA